The DNA segment GTCGGCGCCTTCCGACACCTCGAAGTCGTCGGGCAGGTTGGCTCCCGGCGGGATGATCTTGACGTCCACGCCGATGGTGCCGAGCTTCATCACCGCGACGCCTTGGCCGTGGTCGACGATGTCCTCGGCGGGTTCGCCGTTGTGCTTGATGTAGCCGCGGTTGAACTTCTCGACGCGCGAGCGCGCGCCGGTGACCTTGCCGCTGAGGACGATTTCGGCGCCGAGGGCGCCGGCGTCCATGATGCGGTCGATGGTCGTGTGGCCGGCCTTCCGGAAGTACCAGCCGCGTTCGAGCGCGTTCGCCAGGCGGTCGGCGACGATGCGGGCGTTCAGGTCCGGTTCGTCGACCTCCTGGACGTCGATCTGCGGGTCGTCCAGTTCGAACTGCTGTTCGAGCTGGGAGGTGATCTTCCGGATGTTCTTCCCGCCCTTACCGATGACCATGCCGGGCTTCTCGGCGCGCAGGATGATCTGGGTCCCCATCGGCGTCTTGGCGACCTCCATGCCGCCGTAGCCGGCGCGGCCGAGTTCGTCGGCGAAGAACTCGTCGATCTGGGACCGCTGCATGCCGTCTTCGATGAACTGGTGTTCGTCTGCCATTATTCTTCGACCTCCTCGAGGATGAGTTCGACGTCGACTTCCATCGTGTTCCAGGCGGTCGCGCGACCCATCGCGCGGGGCTTGCGACCCTGGACCTCGCCGACCTTGTGGGCGGCGACGTGCATGATCTCCATCTCCTCGCCGTCGAATCCCTGCTCGTCGGCGTTGTTGACGACGTTCTCGATGAGGTCGAGGAACGCCTCGCTGGCCTTCTCGGGGTAGCGACCGGCGTCCCAGCCGTCGATGTCGCTACGGTGGCCCACGCCGCTGTTGTGGGACTTGAACGGGACCGACCGTTCGCCGTCGATGACCTGCTGGAGGTACGCCTGGGCGTCTCCGGCGGTCATTCCCTTGATCTCGCGGGCGATGGCTTTGCTGTGCTTGTGGCTCATGTGCCGCTCCCGGAGCATCCCCTTGGCGGTGGTGTCCGGGTCGGCCTCGACGCTGTAACTGATTCCCATGGTATCACTTGAGTGGCACGAACTTCGAGGAGCGGGTCGCGCCGATACCGGCCTGTCCGTGCTCGACCGACGTCCGGGTCAGCTGGAACTCGCCGAGGTAGTGACCGAGCATCTCGGGCTCGACTCGCACGCGCTCGAAGCTCTGGCCGGTGTACACCGCGAAGGTCTTGTCGACGAACTCCGGCAGCACCGGCATGTCGCGCAGGTGCGTCCGGATGGGGTCGT comes from the Halorussus vallis genome and includes:
- a CDS encoding 30S ribosomal protein S3, whose translation is MADEHQFIEDGMQRSQIDEFFADELGRAGYGGMEVAKTPMGTQIILRAEKPGMVIGKGGKNIRKITSQLEQQFELDDPQIDVQEVDEPDLNARIVADRLANALERGWYFRKAGHTTIDRIMDAGALGAEIVLSGKVTGARSRVEKFNRGYIKHNGEPAEDIVDHGQGVAVMKLGTIGVDVKIIPPGANLPDDFEVSEGADVEELTPEAVEANEQGVEELLEEPTDEELEELRAEESADADEEPAEPGEEELDEEVVEEVIEDETESEESAEAESEEDVEEELDELEEEVEQEAEELMDEMDEAEADSEESGDEEGDE
- a CDS encoding 50S ribosomal protein L22, whose protein sequence is MGISYSVEADPDTTAKGMLRERHMSHKHSKAIAREIKGMTAGDAQAYLQQVIDGERSVPFKSHNSGVGHRSDIDGWDAGRYPEKASEAFLDLIENVVNNADEQGFDGEEMEIMHVAAHKVGEVQGRKPRAMGRATAWNTMEVDVELILEEVEE
- a CDS encoding 30S ribosomal protein S19, which codes for MSGNEYRTGREGEFTFRGHTLDELQDMSVEEVAELLPARQRRTIERGLSAQQEKLLEEAREATEEGSANDPIRTHLRDMPVLPEFVDKTFAVYTGQSFERVRVEPEMLGHYLGEFQLTRTSVEHGQAGIGATRSSKFVPLK